A genomic stretch from Arachis stenosperma cultivar V10309 chromosome 3, arast.V10309.gnm1.PFL2, whole genome shotgun sequence includes:
- the LOC130966554 gene encoding kinesin-like protein KIN-5D isoform X2 codes for MEQRRGGLVSLSPSQPPRSGGDKTPTSARDLRSADGHSKHDKDKGVNVQVLVRCRPLSEDEARLHTPVVISCNEGRREVSAVQSIANKQIDRTFAFDKVFGPNSEQIELYEQAVSPIVNEVLEGYNCTIFAYGQTGTGKTYTMEGGARKKNGEFPSDAGVIPRTVKEIFDILEAQNAEYSMKVTFLELYNEEITDLLAPEETSKFVDDKSKKPIALMEDGKGGVFVRGLEEEIVRTANEIYKILEKGSAKRRTAETLLNKQSSRSHSIFSITIHIKECTPEGEEMIKCGKLNLVDLAGSENISRSGAREGRAREAGEINKSLLTLGRVINALVEHSGHVPYRDSKLTRLLRDSLGGKTKTCIIATISPSIHCLEETLSTLDYAHRAKNIKNKPEVNQKMVKSALIKDLYSEIDRLKQEVYAAREKNGIYIPRDRYLNEEAEKKAMAEKIERMELEADSKDKQLMELHQLYNCQQLLTAQLSDKLEKTEKNLEETERSLVDLEERQKQANATIKEKEFLILNLLKSEKALVQHAIELREELENAASDVTNLFSKIERKDKIEEGNRILIQKFQSQLAQQLENLHKTVAASVIQQEQQLKEMEEDMHSFVSTKAEATEDLRERVGKLKNMYASGIKSLDNLAEQLKGNNKLTFEDLNSEVAKHSSALEDLFKGIALEADSLLNDLQSSLHKQEAKLTSYAHQQRQAHARSVETTRAVSKITVNFFEKLDTHASNLTKIVEEAQIANDKKLCELEKKFEECAAYEEKQLLEKVAEMLASSNARKKKLVQMAVNDLRESANSKTSKLRQETLTMQDSTSSVKAEWRVHMEKTESNYHEDTSTVESGKNDLAEVLQNCLNKAEVGSQQWRNAQESLLSLEKRNAASVDTIIGRGIEANQVLRARFSSAVSTTLEDAEVANKDINSSVEHSLQLDHEACGNLNSMITPCCGDLRELKGNHYHRIVEITDNAGKCLLSEYTVDEPSCSTPRKRPFNLPSVSSIEELRTPSFEELLKSFWDAKSPKQHANGDVRYNNGNYEAAQSVTDSRVPLIASN; via the exons ATGGAGCAGAGGAGAGGAGGACTAGTGTCGTTATCGCCGTCGCAGCCTCCGCGCTCCGGCGGAGACAAGACTCCGACGTCGGCGCGAGATCTGCGATCTGCGGATGGTCACAGCAAACACGATAAGGACAAAGGCGTCAATGTGCAGGTCCTCGTTCGTTGCAG GCCGTTGAGTGAAGACGAAGCGAGACTGCATACGCCGGTTGTGATTTCTTGTAacgaaggaagaagagaagtttCCGCAGTGCAGAGTATAGCTAACAAGCAGATCGATAGGACATTCGCATTTGATAAG GTTTTTGGTCCCAACTCCGAGCAGATAGAACTGTATGAACAGGCAGTGTCTCCTATTGTGAATGAAGTGCTTGAGGGCTATAACTGCACCATTTTTGCTTATGGTCAGACAGGGACAGGGAAGACGTACACAATGGAAGGAGGTGCAAGAAAGAAG AATGGAGAATTTCCAAGTGATGCTGGTGTCATCCCAAGAACTGTGAAAGAGATTTTTGATATATTGGAAGCTCAGAATGCTGAGTATAGCATGAAAGTAACATTTTTAGAGCTTTACAATGAGGAGATAACAGATCTCTTGGCCCCTGAGGAGACCTCGAAGTTTGTAGATGACAAATCTAAGAAACCTATAGCCCTTATGGAGGATGGGAAGGGGGGTGTTTTTGTCAGAGGATTAGAAGAAGAGATTGTTCGCACTGCAAATGAAATTTACAAGATATTGGAAAAAGGTTCTGCCAAACGGCGAACAGCTGAGACTCTTCTTAACAAACAAAGCAGTCGTTCTCACTCCATCTTTTCTATCACAATTCATATTAAGGAGTGTACCCCCGAGGGTGAAGAAATGATTAAATGTGGGAAGCTGAATCTTGTGGATCTCGCTGGCTCTGAGAATATTTCACGTTCTGGTGCAAGAGAG GGTAGAGCAAGGGAAGCTGGGGAGATAAATAAAAGCTTGCTTACTCTAGGCCGAGTAATTAATGCCCTAGTTGAGCACTCAGGCCATGTTCCATATAG GGATAGCAAATTAACAAGATTGTTGAGGGATTCCCTGGGTGGTAAAACCAAGACATGCATTATTGCCACAATATCACCCTCCATTCACTGTCTGGAAGAAACCCTTAGCACCTTAGATTATGCACATCGTGCTAAAAATATCAAGAACAAACCAGAG GTCAATCAGAAGATGGTAAAATCTGCACTCATTAAGGATCTGTATTCTGAAATTGACAGGCTGAAGCAAG AGGTATATGCTGCAAGAGAGAAGAACGGAATCTATATACCACGTGATCGTTATCTTAATGAAGAAGCAGAGAAGAAG GCCATGGCTGAAAAGATAGAACGAATGGAACTAGAGGCAGACTCTAAAGACAAG CAACTGATGGAGCTTCATCAACTTTACAATTGTCAGCAACTTTTGACTGCACAGTTAAGTGATAAACTTGAAAAAACTGAG AAAAATCTGGAAGAAACTGAGCGGTCATTAGTTGATCTTGAGGAAAGACAAAAACAAGCAAATGCAACAATAAAGGAAAAGGAATTTCTGATATTAAATCTACTTAAATCTG aGAAAGCACTTGTGCAGCATGCCATTGAGCTGCGGGAGGAGCTTGAGAATGCTGCATCAGATGTGACAAACCTGTTTTCTAAAATTG AACGGAAGGATAAAATTGAAGAAGGAAACAGAATACTTATCCAGAAATTCCAGTCTCAGTTGGCTCAACAGCTTGAAAATCTGCACAAGACAGTTGCAGCCTCTGTTATCCAACAAGAGCAGCAGCTGAAGGAGATGGAGGAAGATATGCACTCTTTTGTATCTACAAAGGCAGAG GCTACTGAAGATCTTAGAGAACGGGTAGGAAAATTGAAAAACATGTATGCTTCTGGCATTAAATCTTTGGACAATTTAGCTGAGCAGCTTAAGGGAAATAATAAGTTAACTTTTGAGGATTTGAATTCGGAAGTAGCAAAGCATTCATCTGCCTTGGAAGAT CTTTTTAAAGGAATTGCCTTAGAAGCTGATTCATTACTAAATGATCTTCAAAGTAGTCTCCACAAGCAAGAGGCCAAGTTAACCTCTTATGCTCACCAACAAAGACAG GCACATGCTAGATCAGTGGAGACTACCCGTGCTGTATCTAAAATAACCGTGAACTTCTTCGAGAAATTAGATACACATGCATCCAATCTAACCAAAATAGTGGAAGAAGCCCAAATTGCCAACGATAAGAAATTATGTGAACTTGAAAAGAAGTTTGAG GAGTGTGCTGCTTATGAAGAAAAACAACTACTAGAAAAAGTGGCAGAAATGCTAGCAAGTTCAAATGCTAGGAAGAAAAAACTG GTTCAAATGGCGGTTAATGATCTTCGTGAGAGTGCGAATAGTAAAACCAGTAAACTACGACAAGAAACATTAACCATGCAAGATTCCACTTCTTCAGTTAAAGCCGAGTGGAGAGTTCACATGGAAAAAACAGAGTCCAACTATCATGAGGATACTTCCACTGTTGAATCTGGAAAGAATGACCTTGCGGAAGTCCTTCAGAACTG TCTTAACAAGGCAGAAGTTGGTTCCCAACAATGGAGGAATGCTCAAGAGTCTTTGCTCAGTCTAGAGAAAAGAAATGCTGCTTCTGTGGATACAATTATCGg GCGAGGAATTGAAGCTAATCAAGTTTTACGAGCTCGATTCTCAAGTGCTGTGTCAACTACACTTGAAGATGCGGAAGTAGCAAACAAGGACATCAACTCATCGGTTGAAC ATTCGTTGCAACTTGATCATGAAGCGTGTGGGAATCTGAACTCCATGATTACGCCATGCTGCGGTGACTTGAGAGAATTAAAGGGCAATCATTACCATAGAATTGTAGAGATAACTGATAATGCAGGGAAATGTCTTCTCAGCGAATACACG GTGGACGAACCATCCTGTTCAACACCAAGAAAAAGACCCTTCAATTTACCCAGTGTTTCATCCATAGAAGAACTAAGAACTCCCTCATTTGAGGAATTGCTGAAGTCATTCTGGGATGCTAAGTCTCCAAAACAACATGCAAATGGTGATGTTAGATATAATAATGGGAACTATGAAGCTGCTCAATCTGTAACAGATTCCAGAGTTCCTCTCATTGCAAGTAACTAG
- the LOC130966554 gene encoding kinesin-like protein KIN-5D isoform X1: MEQRRGGLVSLSPSQPPRSGGDKTPTSARDLRSADGHSKHDKDKGVNVQVLVRCRPLSEDEARLHTPVVISCNEGRREVSAVQSIANKQIDRTFAFDKVFGPNSEQIELYEQAVSPIVNEVLEGYNCTIFAYGQTGTGKTYTMEGGARKKNGEFPSDAGVIPRTVKEIFDILEAQNAEYSMKVTFLELYNEEITDLLAPEETSKFVDDKSKKPIALMEDGKGGVFVRGLEEEIVRTANEIYKILEKGSAKRRTAETLLNKQSSRSHSIFSITIHIKECTPEGEEMIKCGKLNLVDLAGSENISRSGAREGRAREAGEINKSLLTLGRVINALVEHSGHVPYRDSKLTRLLRDSLGGKTKTCIIATISPSIHCLEETLSTLDYAHRAKNIKNKPEVNQKMVKSALIKDLYSEIDRLKQEVYAAREKNGIYIPRDRYLNEEAEKKAMAEKIERMELEADSKDKQQLMELHQLYNCQQLLTAQLSDKLEKTEKNLEETERSLVDLEERQKQANATIKEKEFLILNLLKSEKALVQHAIELREELENAASDVTNLFSKIERKDKIEEGNRILIQKFQSQLAQQLENLHKTVAASVIQQEQQLKEMEEDMHSFVSTKAEATEDLRERVGKLKNMYASGIKSLDNLAEQLKGNNKLTFEDLNSEVAKHSSALEDLFKGIALEADSLLNDLQSSLHKQEAKLTSYAHQQRQAHARSVETTRAVSKITVNFFEKLDTHASNLTKIVEEAQIANDKKLCELEKKFEECAAYEEKQLLEKVAEMLASSNARKKKLVQMAVNDLRESANSKTSKLRQETLTMQDSTSSVKAEWRVHMEKTESNYHEDTSTVESGKNDLAEVLQNCLNKAEVGSQQWRNAQESLLSLEKRNAASVDTIIGRGIEANQVLRARFSSAVSTTLEDAEVANKDINSSVEHSLQLDHEACGNLNSMITPCCGDLRELKGNHYHRIVEITDNAGKCLLSEYTVDEPSCSTPRKRPFNLPSVSSIEELRTPSFEELLKSFWDAKSPKQHANGDVRYNNGNYEAAQSVTDSRVPLIASN, encoded by the exons ATGGAGCAGAGGAGAGGAGGACTAGTGTCGTTATCGCCGTCGCAGCCTCCGCGCTCCGGCGGAGACAAGACTCCGACGTCGGCGCGAGATCTGCGATCTGCGGATGGTCACAGCAAACACGATAAGGACAAAGGCGTCAATGTGCAGGTCCTCGTTCGTTGCAG GCCGTTGAGTGAAGACGAAGCGAGACTGCATACGCCGGTTGTGATTTCTTGTAacgaaggaagaagagaagtttCCGCAGTGCAGAGTATAGCTAACAAGCAGATCGATAGGACATTCGCATTTGATAAG GTTTTTGGTCCCAACTCCGAGCAGATAGAACTGTATGAACAGGCAGTGTCTCCTATTGTGAATGAAGTGCTTGAGGGCTATAACTGCACCATTTTTGCTTATGGTCAGACAGGGACAGGGAAGACGTACACAATGGAAGGAGGTGCAAGAAAGAAG AATGGAGAATTTCCAAGTGATGCTGGTGTCATCCCAAGAACTGTGAAAGAGATTTTTGATATATTGGAAGCTCAGAATGCTGAGTATAGCATGAAAGTAACATTTTTAGAGCTTTACAATGAGGAGATAACAGATCTCTTGGCCCCTGAGGAGACCTCGAAGTTTGTAGATGACAAATCTAAGAAACCTATAGCCCTTATGGAGGATGGGAAGGGGGGTGTTTTTGTCAGAGGATTAGAAGAAGAGATTGTTCGCACTGCAAATGAAATTTACAAGATATTGGAAAAAGGTTCTGCCAAACGGCGAACAGCTGAGACTCTTCTTAACAAACAAAGCAGTCGTTCTCACTCCATCTTTTCTATCACAATTCATATTAAGGAGTGTACCCCCGAGGGTGAAGAAATGATTAAATGTGGGAAGCTGAATCTTGTGGATCTCGCTGGCTCTGAGAATATTTCACGTTCTGGTGCAAGAGAG GGTAGAGCAAGGGAAGCTGGGGAGATAAATAAAAGCTTGCTTACTCTAGGCCGAGTAATTAATGCCCTAGTTGAGCACTCAGGCCATGTTCCATATAG GGATAGCAAATTAACAAGATTGTTGAGGGATTCCCTGGGTGGTAAAACCAAGACATGCATTATTGCCACAATATCACCCTCCATTCACTGTCTGGAAGAAACCCTTAGCACCTTAGATTATGCACATCGTGCTAAAAATATCAAGAACAAACCAGAG GTCAATCAGAAGATGGTAAAATCTGCACTCATTAAGGATCTGTATTCTGAAATTGACAGGCTGAAGCAAG AGGTATATGCTGCAAGAGAGAAGAACGGAATCTATATACCACGTGATCGTTATCTTAATGAAGAAGCAGAGAAGAAG GCCATGGCTGAAAAGATAGAACGAATGGAACTAGAGGCAGACTCTAAAGACAAG CAGCAACTGATGGAGCTTCATCAACTTTACAATTGTCAGCAACTTTTGACTGCACAGTTAAGTGATAAACTTGAAAAAACTGAG AAAAATCTGGAAGAAACTGAGCGGTCATTAGTTGATCTTGAGGAAAGACAAAAACAAGCAAATGCAACAATAAAGGAAAAGGAATTTCTGATATTAAATCTACTTAAATCTG aGAAAGCACTTGTGCAGCATGCCATTGAGCTGCGGGAGGAGCTTGAGAATGCTGCATCAGATGTGACAAACCTGTTTTCTAAAATTG AACGGAAGGATAAAATTGAAGAAGGAAACAGAATACTTATCCAGAAATTCCAGTCTCAGTTGGCTCAACAGCTTGAAAATCTGCACAAGACAGTTGCAGCCTCTGTTATCCAACAAGAGCAGCAGCTGAAGGAGATGGAGGAAGATATGCACTCTTTTGTATCTACAAAGGCAGAG GCTACTGAAGATCTTAGAGAACGGGTAGGAAAATTGAAAAACATGTATGCTTCTGGCATTAAATCTTTGGACAATTTAGCTGAGCAGCTTAAGGGAAATAATAAGTTAACTTTTGAGGATTTGAATTCGGAAGTAGCAAAGCATTCATCTGCCTTGGAAGAT CTTTTTAAAGGAATTGCCTTAGAAGCTGATTCATTACTAAATGATCTTCAAAGTAGTCTCCACAAGCAAGAGGCCAAGTTAACCTCTTATGCTCACCAACAAAGACAG GCACATGCTAGATCAGTGGAGACTACCCGTGCTGTATCTAAAATAACCGTGAACTTCTTCGAGAAATTAGATACACATGCATCCAATCTAACCAAAATAGTGGAAGAAGCCCAAATTGCCAACGATAAGAAATTATGTGAACTTGAAAAGAAGTTTGAG GAGTGTGCTGCTTATGAAGAAAAACAACTACTAGAAAAAGTGGCAGAAATGCTAGCAAGTTCAAATGCTAGGAAGAAAAAACTG GTTCAAATGGCGGTTAATGATCTTCGTGAGAGTGCGAATAGTAAAACCAGTAAACTACGACAAGAAACATTAACCATGCAAGATTCCACTTCTTCAGTTAAAGCCGAGTGGAGAGTTCACATGGAAAAAACAGAGTCCAACTATCATGAGGATACTTCCACTGTTGAATCTGGAAAGAATGACCTTGCGGAAGTCCTTCAGAACTG TCTTAACAAGGCAGAAGTTGGTTCCCAACAATGGAGGAATGCTCAAGAGTCTTTGCTCAGTCTAGAGAAAAGAAATGCTGCTTCTGTGGATACAATTATCGg GCGAGGAATTGAAGCTAATCAAGTTTTACGAGCTCGATTCTCAAGTGCTGTGTCAACTACACTTGAAGATGCGGAAGTAGCAAACAAGGACATCAACTCATCGGTTGAAC ATTCGTTGCAACTTGATCATGAAGCGTGTGGGAATCTGAACTCCATGATTACGCCATGCTGCGGTGACTTGAGAGAATTAAAGGGCAATCATTACCATAGAATTGTAGAGATAACTGATAATGCAGGGAAATGTCTTCTCAGCGAATACACG GTGGACGAACCATCCTGTTCAACACCAAGAAAAAGACCCTTCAATTTACCCAGTGTTTCATCCATAGAAGAACTAAGAACTCCCTCATTTGAGGAATTGCTGAAGTCATTCTGGGATGCTAAGTCTCCAAAACAACATGCAAATGGTGATGTTAGATATAATAATGGGAACTATGAAGCTGCTCAATCTGTAACAGATTCCAGAGTTCCTCTCATTGCAAGTAACTAG
- the LOC130966554 gene encoding kinesin-like protein KIN-5D isoform X3, which translates to MEQRRGGLVSLSPSQPPRSGGDKTPTSARDLRSADGHSKHDKDKGVNVQVLVRCRPLSEDEARLHTPVVISCNEGRREVSAVQSIANKQIDRTFAFDKVFGPNSEQIELYEQAVSPIVNEVLEGYNCTIFAYGQTGTGKTYTMEGGARKKNGEFPSDAGVIPRTVKEIFDILEAQNAEYSMKVTFLELYNEEITDLLAPEETSKFVDDKSKKPIALMEDGKGGVFVRGLEEEIVRTANEIYKILEKGSAKRRTAETLLNKQSSRSHSIFSITIHIKECTPEGEEMIKCGKLNLVDLAGSENISRSGAREGRAREAGEINKSLLTLGRVINALVEHSGHVPYRDSKLTRLLRDSLGGKTKTCIIATISPSIHCLEETLSTLDYAHRAKNIKNKPEVNQKMVKSALIKDLYSEIDRLKQEVYAAREKNGIYIPRDRYLNEEAEKKAMAEKIERMELEADSKDKQLLTAQLSDKLEKTEKNLEETERSLVDLEERQKQANATIKEKEFLILNLLKSEKALVQHAIELREELENAASDVTNLFSKIERKDKIEEGNRILIQKFQSQLAQQLENLHKTVAASVIQQEQQLKEMEEDMHSFVSTKAEATEDLRERVGKLKNMYASGIKSLDNLAEQLKGNNKLTFEDLNSEVAKHSSALEDLFKGIALEADSLLNDLQSSLHKQEAKLTSYAHQQRQAHARSVETTRAVSKITVNFFEKLDTHASNLTKIVEEAQIANDKKLCELEKKFEECAAYEEKQLLEKVAEMLASSNARKKKLVQMAVNDLRESANSKTSKLRQETLTMQDSTSSVKAEWRVHMEKTESNYHEDTSTVESGKNDLAEVLQNCLNKAEVGSQQWRNAQESLLSLEKRNAASVDTIIGRGIEANQVLRARFSSAVSTTLEDAEVANKDINSSVEHSLQLDHEACGNLNSMITPCCGDLRELKGNHYHRIVEITDNAGKCLLSEYTVDEPSCSTPRKRPFNLPSVSSIEELRTPSFEELLKSFWDAKSPKQHANGDVRYNNGNYEAAQSVTDSRVPLIASN; encoded by the exons ATGGAGCAGAGGAGAGGAGGACTAGTGTCGTTATCGCCGTCGCAGCCTCCGCGCTCCGGCGGAGACAAGACTCCGACGTCGGCGCGAGATCTGCGATCTGCGGATGGTCACAGCAAACACGATAAGGACAAAGGCGTCAATGTGCAGGTCCTCGTTCGTTGCAG GCCGTTGAGTGAAGACGAAGCGAGACTGCATACGCCGGTTGTGATTTCTTGTAacgaaggaagaagagaagtttCCGCAGTGCAGAGTATAGCTAACAAGCAGATCGATAGGACATTCGCATTTGATAAG GTTTTTGGTCCCAACTCCGAGCAGATAGAACTGTATGAACAGGCAGTGTCTCCTATTGTGAATGAAGTGCTTGAGGGCTATAACTGCACCATTTTTGCTTATGGTCAGACAGGGACAGGGAAGACGTACACAATGGAAGGAGGTGCAAGAAAGAAG AATGGAGAATTTCCAAGTGATGCTGGTGTCATCCCAAGAACTGTGAAAGAGATTTTTGATATATTGGAAGCTCAGAATGCTGAGTATAGCATGAAAGTAACATTTTTAGAGCTTTACAATGAGGAGATAACAGATCTCTTGGCCCCTGAGGAGACCTCGAAGTTTGTAGATGACAAATCTAAGAAACCTATAGCCCTTATGGAGGATGGGAAGGGGGGTGTTTTTGTCAGAGGATTAGAAGAAGAGATTGTTCGCACTGCAAATGAAATTTACAAGATATTGGAAAAAGGTTCTGCCAAACGGCGAACAGCTGAGACTCTTCTTAACAAACAAAGCAGTCGTTCTCACTCCATCTTTTCTATCACAATTCATATTAAGGAGTGTACCCCCGAGGGTGAAGAAATGATTAAATGTGGGAAGCTGAATCTTGTGGATCTCGCTGGCTCTGAGAATATTTCACGTTCTGGTGCAAGAGAG GGTAGAGCAAGGGAAGCTGGGGAGATAAATAAAAGCTTGCTTACTCTAGGCCGAGTAATTAATGCCCTAGTTGAGCACTCAGGCCATGTTCCATATAG GGATAGCAAATTAACAAGATTGTTGAGGGATTCCCTGGGTGGTAAAACCAAGACATGCATTATTGCCACAATATCACCCTCCATTCACTGTCTGGAAGAAACCCTTAGCACCTTAGATTATGCACATCGTGCTAAAAATATCAAGAACAAACCAGAG GTCAATCAGAAGATGGTAAAATCTGCACTCATTAAGGATCTGTATTCTGAAATTGACAGGCTGAAGCAAG AGGTATATGCTGCAAGAGAGAAGAACGGAATCTATATACCACGTGATCGTTATCTTAATGAAGAAGCAGAGAAGAAG GCCATGGCTGAAAAGATAGAACGAATGGAACTAGAGGCAGACTCTAAAGACAAG CAACTTTTGACTGCACAGTTAAGTGATAAACTTGAAAAAACTGAG AAAAATCTGGAAGAAACTGAGCGGTCATTAGTTGATCTTGAGGAAAGACAAAAACAAGCAAATGCAACAATAAAGGAAAAGGAATTTCTGATATTAAATCTACTTAAATCTG aGAAAGCACTTGTGCAGCATGCCATTGAGCTGCGGGAGGAGCTTGAGAATGCTGCATCAGATGTGACAAACCTGTTTTCTAAAATTG AACGGAAGGATAAAATTGAAGAAGGAAACAGAATACTTATCCAGAAATTCCAGTCTCAGTTGGCTCAACAGCTTGAAAATCTGCACAAGACAGTTGCAGCCTCTGTTATCCAACAAGAGCAGCAGCTGAAGGAGATGGAGGAAGATATGCACTCTTTTGTATCTACAAAGGCAGAG GCTACTGAAGATCTTAGAGAACGGGTAGGAAAATTGAAAAACATGTATGCTTCTGGCATTAAATCTTTGGACAATTTAGCTGAGCAGCTTAAGGGAAATAATAAGTTAACTTTTGAGGATTTGAATTCGGAAGTAGCAAAGCATTCATCTGCCTTGGAAGAT CTTTTTAAAGGAATTGCCTTAGAAGCTGATTCATTACTAAATGATCTTCAAAGTAGTCTCCACAAGCAAGAGGCCAAGTTAACCTCTTATGCTCACCAACAAAGACAG GCACATGCTAGATCAGTGGAGACTACCCGTGCTGTATCTAAAATAACCGTGAACTTCTTCGAGAAATTAGATACACATGCATCCAATCTAACCAAAATAGTGGAAGAAGCCCAAATTGCCAACGATAAGAAATTATGTGAACTTGAAAAGAAGTTTGAG GAGTGTGCTGCTTATGAAGAAAAACAACTACTAGAAAAAGTGGCAGAAATGCTAGCAAGTTCAAATGCTAGGAAGAAAAAACTG GTTCAAATGGCGGTTAATGATCTTCGTGAGAGTGCGAATAGTAAAACCAGTAAACTACGACAAGAAACATTAACCATGCAAGATTCCACTTCTTCAGTTAAAGCCGAGTGGAGAGTTCACATGGAAAAAACAGAGTCCAACTATCATGAGGATACTTCCACTGTTGAATCTGGAAAGAATGACCTTGCGGAAGTCCTTCAGAACTG TCTTAACAAGGCAGAAGTTGGTTCCCAACAATGGAGGAATGCTCAAGAGTCTTTGCTCAGTCTAGAGAAAAGAAATGCTGCTTCTGTGGATACAATTATCGg GCGAGGAATTGAAGCTAATCAAGTTTTACGAGCTCGATTCTCAAGTGCTGTGTCAACTACACTTGAAGATGCGGAAGTAGCAAACAAGGACATCAACTCATCGGTTGAAC ATTCGTTGCAACTTGATCATGAAGCGTGTGGGAATCTGAACTCCATGATTACGCCATGCTGCGGTGACTTGAGAGAATTAAAGGGCAATCATTACCATAGAATTGTAGAGATAACTGATAATGCAGGGAAATGTCTTCTCAGCGAATACACG GTGGACGAACCATCCTGTTCAACACCAAGAAAAAGACCCTTCAATTTACCCAGTGTTTCATCCATAGAAGAACTAAGAACTCCCTCATTTGAGGAATTGCTGAAGTCATTCTGGGATGCTAAGTCTCCAAAACAACATGCAAATGGTGATGTTAGATATAATAATGGGAACTATGAAGCTGCTCAATCTGTAACAGATTCCAGAGTTCCTCTCATTGCAAGTAACTAG